The nucleotide window GATGTAACGGACAAGCGTTCTTAAACGCTCTTCTATCATTCCAAAATGCTCTAAAAATCACTGACGAAATATTTGAGTGACGAATATTTCGTCTGTAGTATTTCGCTCGGTGACGAATTATTCGTCAATGCACGCATGCATAAATTGCCACGAATAGTGACGGAACGAGCATGGAACTGGAAGAGCTGGAACCTTCAAAGCTGATCGCCCCACAGCAGGACGTGGAAACCGTCGAAGCCTGGGCCGAACGTAATGGCCTGACATGCTCCATGGCCCGCGCCTGGGTCTACCGGGGCGTACTCCCCACCGTAAAGCTCGGCAAGCGCCGCATGATTAACAGTGCGCTGCTGCGTAGCTGGCTGCTCGAACAGGAGTGGACCGCATGAATCCTCCTCTCTATATGCAAGCTGCATTCGCCGCTCTGATCGGTGTGTCCGTGGAGACGGTTGCTGGTTGGGTCAGGACTGGCGCCGTCGAGAGCGTGAAACTTGGCAAAACCCGTCTGGTGCGTTTTCCGGGGGTGGACCAATGAGCCGCACAGACCAGCAATTCAAGCTGCGTATGCCTGCTGCACTTCGCGCCCAGGTCGAGCAGTCCGCTTGGGCTGCACGCCGCTCCCTGAACGCCGAAATCGTTCTTCGCCTGGAAGCGTCGTTTGGCGCTGCTGCGCAGTGCATGCAGGAGGCAAGTAACGACCGTGAAGTGATCTCTGCGCTTTCTAAGTGCGTTGCCTCGTTGGATCAGTTGCTTCCTTACCTAGGCAAAGTGCCCGCTGATGTCGGCCTTTTGAATGATGCCTTGGTTGCCGCTCGCGCAGTGTTAGCTAAGCAAGAGGTGGGGCAATGAGTTATGTCCAACTCCCAATATCAACGCCTTCCGCACGCCCAGGACTGCGACTGCTCTGTCTGCTGGTCCAGACGCGAAATGGCGAAACCCGATCCCTCCCGGTCCACACCATGCGCCCAATGCCGCCCCGCGTATGCGCGGCCGATTCGTACGCTGCAAATGGCCTGCGTCGGTGGAACCTGGAAGCCTCTGCTCTCGGAGTGGACAGTGGAACCGGCCTTTATCTGCGAGAAGCACACGCCACCCGACCGCCCCGCGAAGTGGTGGAGCGTTATTTACGACTCCGGCAAGCCAACGCCCTACGTGCCGATTCACGAGCCGTTCGAGCTGGTGGGGTAGGGCGCAAGCGGATGCAGGTTCGTATCGCGGCACCTAACTGGCATGAGATCGGTCGGGAGCTGACCGTTGGCGGGGAGCTGTACGGGCACGTCACCTATCGCCGCGATGTTCCTCTATTCATTCCGTTGGACGGTAGCGAGCCAACGAAACACCGGTCCCTCGTCGAGCTGCGTCGCTATGTCGCTGAGCGTTATCAGGCTGAGCGCGTGGCCGAAGAGGTCCAGGGCCGCGCTCCCGGCTCGTCGGATCACGCTTCACCGATCCGGCGAACGGAAGCACGGGCGGAGCGCACCCTTGACCCTGCACGAACCGAAACAGCCTCCGCTCGTGAGTGCGGGAGCGCTTTTCCCTCCCGCGCTCCCGAGCCCTCGGCGGCGAGAGTGGGATGACAAGGGCGAAGCCCTTGGTGTTAAACAGCGTTTTCGATGATTAATGAAATTAATGTTCGATCAAGTGGAAAGTGTCAATTCAGCACTATTCGTCGCATTAAAAAATGAAGTATTTAATCTTTTAATACTTGATAAATAGTTGTTCCAAGAGTGTTTAAATACAGCTATAGATAACCCGCAAGCCAAGTAACAAAGCCGGTCGCAGTGAAATTGCTTTTTCACTCGTTCGGGATCGCTCGGCCTGCAGAAAGCAAAGCAGCGCAATAAAGCGCAACTAGAGAGAGGAAACACAAGATGGCACGTTCGACTATGGAAGTTGCATTTCTCGGCACTCAACGCTTCGACGGTGAAGCGGGCCAGAAGTACATCAAGGTCTTCTACGGCGATGAGCCGGACGGCAAGACCGAACACGGCCTGTCGATTATCGGCATGGCAGCAGCGGACGAAGTAGCCGACGAGATCTTCGCAGCCGGCGCGCAGTTCGAGCCGCTGCAACTGGTGCGCATCCATTTCGAGATTGCCCGTGGTGGGCAGAACAAGGGCAAGAATCTGGCGCTCCAGCTCGAAGCCGTCCAGACCCGCGCCGCTGCCGAAACCCCGCGCGCCCCAGCTCAACCCCAGGCCAAAGCCGGCGACCCGGCCAAGGCCAACTAACCGGGAGGGGCGGCCATGCTGATCGATGACCGGGTGTACTGCGACTGTTGCGGCAACGACATGGGCAAGCTCATGGCGCTGCCCGCGCCGCAAAGCGACCTGCTGCCCGACCTCAGTCTGCCGCCCCACTTCGCCGTCTGCCCCGACTGCGAACCCTCCGAATCCGCTGACCTCGCGCAGGCCGGCGAATGAATTTCCTCGCCTGTGACGGTGACTGGCTGCAAGGCGCCGATGGCTCGCCCATCTGCTCTGGCTCGCTGGTCGCCCTCACGGTCGAGGAGATGCAAAGCCTCTACGGCTCTGCACTGACCTGGGACCAAGTCTCCGAGCTGCAAGGCGAAGCGATTGTTCTGTTCGCCACCGTGTTCGGCTTCCTAGTCCTGAAAAAAGCCCTGAAACAGTGAGGTATCACCCATGCAACTGAACAAGCACTTCATCAAGAAAATCGGCCTCGGCGCTGCCGTTGCTCTCTCGGCTGCTGCTGGCTCTGTCTACGCGGCAGTCCCGGCCGAAGCCACCACCGCGCTCGATACTGCGGGTACCGACGTCGGCACCATCGGCTGGGCCGTCTTCGCCGTGATCATCGCCGCGATGGCGTTCAAGTACATGCGCCGCGCCCTGTAACCGGGGTTAGCGCACTGCATGTGCCGAAGCAAACAAACCCCGCTCCGGCGGGGTTTTCTCTTCCAGGGAAACGCCATGAGTTACGAACTGTACGTCCTGATCCTCACCACCCTGGCGTTCTATCTCGTGTTTTTTGGGCGGGTGTGATTATGCGGATGCTTTGTGCCAAGCGATCAGGCGATCTTTTCGAGGTGGTGATGATGAAGGCCGCTCGCTTTTGGTTTTTGGCGCTGGCTATATCCCTATTGGCTACACAGGCCGCCTGCGCCGTAGAAGTCATTACCTATAAGGCGACAGGAATGGGTGCCGATGCCACCAAAACGGCATTTGGTAAGTCTCCCAATGCAGCGTGCATCGACCTGTCCAAGCAAATCGGTTATGCCCACGAATCGGCTGGTGGTAACACTCAAACGGGCCAGTGCTACGGCTTTAGAAGCGGGACGCGATGGCAGTACGGCTGGTGGGAGAAGATCACGCAAGAATGCGAGTTTGGCTCGGCGGATGGCGTAACCTGCGATGGGCCGCCAGAGCCTGATCAATGCGAAGCCACCAACGGCCAGACCGTCAGCCACGAACATCTGATGAAGTCGGCAGTGGGCCAGCCGTCGATCGATCCTCCCGGCTCGGTCTGCGGCAACGGCTGCCAATACGCCTTCACCTACACCGCCGCCTCCAATGTGTACGTCTACAGCAGCGGCAATCCGCCCGGCGTGTTCGGGGTGTACTCGTACAGCGGCAACGGCATCCAGTGCAACGAAAGCACGCTCAAATCGCCGGGCGATCCCTCGGCAGGCGATACGCAGAACCCCGACGACACACCGCCCCCGGACACCGATAACAAGTGCCCTGAGGGTTACACCTACAACGGCACCTTTTGTTCGCCGAACACGCCGCCGCCTGATCCTGACGGCCCGACCGATCCGACTGACCCAACCGATCCCGCTGACCCTGGCGATGGTTCAGGCGATGGAGGCGGCGGTGGTGGTGGCGGCTCCGATGGGGGTGGCTCCGGCGATGGCAGCGGTTCGGGAGACGGCTCGGGGGATGGTGACGGTTCGGGCGACGGAGAAGGGGACGGCGATGGCTCGGGCGGCGGTGGTACCGGCACGGGCGAAGGCGAAGGCGAGGAAGAAGAGGACAAGTCCAGCGTTGGCGGCGAACCCTGCGAGGCGACCCTGAGCTGCGAGGGCGATGCCGTCCAGTGCGCCATCCTTCGCCAGCAGAAAGAGCTGCGCTGCCACGCTGAAGAACAAGCCGACTTCAAGAAACACCAGTCCTCCATCGAAGCGGCCGTCCAGGGCGACAAATTCAAGCTACAGGAAGGCGCTGATATCGAGCTGCCGACCTTCGTCAATCAGGGCACCCGGTTTCTCTCGCCCAACTGCCCGGCAGCGGAGAAGTTCACCCTTCGCACCGCTGGCGGGCGCTCGTTCGAACTCACCTATGAGCCGCTATGCCGCGCCGCCAGTGATCTGAGCGGCCTGTTCGTGGCTGTGGCTACCGTCCTGGCTGCCCTGTATGTGGGCCGCTCCGTAGGAGGTCAGTAATGCAGTTTCTATTCATCGTGCAGATGCTCGTGATCATCCTCGGCCCGCTGGTGAAGATGGTGCTGAAAATGATCGGCTTCGGCTTCGTCTCCTATGTCGGCTTCAACCTGATCATCGGCCAGGCGCAAAGCTACCTGTTCGGCCTGATGGGTGATGTGGGGCCGGTGATTCAGGGAATCCTCGGGCTGGCGAAGTTCGATGTGGTGGTGAACCTGTATTTCGCCGCGATCTCGACGCGCTTCATGCTGGCGGGGATCGACAAGGCCACTGACCGTCGCCGCAATCAGGTCTGGCACAAGCCGGGCGGCACCTCCATCGAAGCCTAAGGAGGCGCCGTCATGCTCGTTATCCGCACCGGCAAGCCCGGCCACGGCAAGACCCTCAACACCATCCGCGAAGTCGATCAGAAGGCCCACGCCGAGGGCCGCGTCGTCTACTTCCACAACATCAACGGCCTCAAGCCCGATCAACTGCAAGCGCAGTGGTTTGAGTTCGAAGACCCGGAGAAGTGGTTCGAGCTGCCGAACGATTCGCTCATCGTGGTCGATGAAGCGCAGGGCTGGTTCGGCGCACGCGATCCCAGGGCGCGGCCACCGGAGCACATCACCCGTTTTGAGACGATGCGCCACCAGGGTCACGAAGTGCACCTCGTCACACAGGACCCGCGCTACCTCGATGTGCACCTGCGCCGGCTGTGCAATGCGCATATCCACTACTGGCGCGTGTTCAAGTCCGCTCAGCTGCTGCGCTTCGAGTCGGAAGTCGTCGTAGAGAAAGTCGAGCTAAAAACCAGCTTCAAGGACGCCGACAAGAAATCGCTGCGCCTGGATAAACGCTATTTCGGTGCCTACACCAGCACCAATGCCAAGCACCATTTCCAGACCAAGGTGCCCACGAAATTCATCCTCGCGATGTGCGTGATCCTGGGTGCCGGCATCCTCGTTTACCGCGCCTATGAGCGGTACAGCGCCGAGAAAGCTCAGGCCGAAGCCACCACCAGCGCGCCGGCCGGAAGCATGGTCGATCAGGTGCGCGATACGGTCGGAGCGTTTATCCGGCCTAGCGCCACCGACGCCGAACAGGCCGCGCCGCTCACCGTCGAGCAGTACCTCGGCAAGCGGGTTCCGAGGGTGCAGGACCTGCCAGCCTCGGCGCCGGTATATGACGGCCTGACGGGGCCGCAAGCCTTCCCGAAACCGGTCTGCATCGCCACCACTGACCGGGAACTGATCGCCCGCAACTACAAGCGCATGCAGGTGGGCGACAGCGATGAAGGGCTGACGGGATGCCGCTGCAACACCCAGCAGGGCACGCGGCTGGAAGTGTCGTTCGCCTTCTGCATGTCGGTCGTGCAGAACGGCTACTTCGACGACACCAAGCCTGACCGTGGCTCGCCGCAGGACATGCGCAACCAGCCACCACCACCGACCAGCATACCGGCCTATCAGCCAAGCCAGCAGCAGGCGGCTACCACGCTTACGCGCGTGCCTTACGAGAAGGGGCGTTTCCTGTGGTGATGACCGTCAGCGCGCGGGCGCTTGCGCTCTTTGCACGCGCGGCGAGGCACGAGCCGGCGTGCAAACGCGCGCGCTGACGTCCCTGTAACACGTCAGATAAACCCAACTGAACAGTGTCGATTCGTTGCAATTTGGAGCATTAGAAAATGAGCGTTAAAGATCAGATTCGTGTTGACCAAAATTTTCAGGAAACCCCAAACGGACGGCTGTTCTTCGATAGCCATTCGGCCAAGCTGACCGACCTGTCGGGCGTTCGCTTGCTGCGTTGCGGCGTCGATACGGTCCGCCAGCTGTATCGCGGGCTGATCCGCCCGGAAATCATGGCGCTGTTCGAGAAACCGGGCGTCATGGTCGAGTTCGCTGGCGAGTTCTGGCATGCCGGACGGGTAGGGCGGGACTCGGGCTACCAGTACAAGTTGCAGAACGCCGATCTCGGCTTCGTGCTGCTCATCAAAAACTTCAACGCCAAGCTGGAACAGATCGGCCCACACCTGAAAATCGAGGTGTCGCCGCACGCGATCGACGCGCTGTCGCCTGAGCGCCTGCAAGAGCGGATGGACTACTACGCTGCAGCCGTTATGACGCACCGCGAACGCAACCAGTGCGCTGTCCATCTGGCGTTGGATCTCCAGGGCTGGAAGCCTCCGGTGGATCTGGTGGCGCGACTGCACTGCCGCGCGCGGACGCATCGGGATATCTCGGGCATCAACGAAATCAACTGGGCGACCAAGTCCAGCGTCTACGGGCGCGGGGAAACGTCCATGTTCGGCTCGGCTGGTGGCGTCCAGTTGTGTATCTACAACAAGACCGAACAGGCCCGCGCGACCGATAAGCTCGACTTTTGGGAAAGCGTCTGGCGTCGTCGGGACTCGTTCGATCCCGCCGATCCTGATAACTACGATCCGGAAGCGGACGTGTGGCGGATCGAGCTGCGCTACCACCATTCGGTCATCCAGCAGTTCGCCAGCGGGTCGATCAGCGCAAAGACCGGCGAGGCCATCGAGACGGATTCATACGCAGCGTTTTCGGGCCACCTCGACGGCCTGTGGCGCTACGGGCTGTGCCAGTTCAAGTTGCTGCATCGTCCGGGGCAGTACGAGCCAATCTGGACGCTGATTCGCGACGATATTCGTGTCGATGTGCCGGTCGACTCCCTGGTCGATGAAACCGAGTACAAGCGCTACTACAAGACCAGCCGTGGCTTCAGCGGCAAGAACGTCGAGCTATTCCTGGGAAACTTCGTAAGCCTGCTGGCACGGGAGCGAGTGGGCGCTAAAACCGCATTTGATCGACTGAAAGAATGGGAATGCTGGCCGGTCATTCGTGACCACTACGCGGCCAAGGATATGAGCGAGCGCGACCTGTACAAGCACATCAAGACGTTGCTCCAGGAGCGCCATGTTCGATGGGGTAGAGCGGTCTGATGGCGATCCAGCAGCTCCCTGACGGTCGCTGGCGGGTCGATGTTGAGCCGGTCAAAGGCAAGCGGTTTCGCAAGACGCTGAAGACCAAGGCCGAGGCAATGCGCTTCGAGGCGACCTGTCGAGCCAAGTGCAACGAATCGAACGATTGGGCACCACGGCCAAAGGATAAGCGCAGGCTGTCGGAGCTGGTCGAGCTGTGGTTCGACCTTCACGGCGTCTCGCTCTCCGATGGCGTTCGTCGTGTGGCGATCCTGCGGGCGTGTGCAAAGGCGATGGGCGACCCGGTAGCCCGTATGGTCGATGGTGCAAAGATCGCTGCCACGCGCGCGCGTTGGATGGCAGCAGGCGTAACCGGCAAGACAGCGAACAATCGCCTCGGCTACCTGAAAGCCGTTTACAACGAGCTGCATAAACTCGACGTGATCGACTATCCCTGTCCGTTCACCCGTATTCGTCCGGTTCGGTTGCAGGAGCGGCCGCTGGCCTACCTGACCAAGCCACAGATTTCGGAACTGCTCGATGCGCTCCAGGCTCGGAACACGTCTCCGCATCCGGCGATGGTGGCGCGTATCTGTCTGGCAACCGGGGCAAGGTGGGGTGAGGCGCAAGCGTTGCGACCGGAGCGGATAAGAGGCAATGCCCTGGTGTTCGCCAATACCAAGTCCAAGCGGGTGCGGATGGTCCCGGTAACGCCTGAGCTGGTGGCAGCGATCAAGAAGCACTGGCAGACGCACGGCCCGTTCACCAACTGCATCGGCGTGTTCCGTCTGGTCCTGCTCTCGACCTCGATCAAGCCACCACGCGGACAGGCAAGCCACATCCTGCGGCACACCTTCGCAGCTCACTTCATCATGGGTGGCGGGCACATCGTGACGCTGAAGGAGATCCTGGGCCATGCGTCGCTGAACATGACGATGCGCTACGCCCACCTCGCGCCTGAGCATTTGCATGATGCGATCAGGCTGGGGCCGCTGGCAGGCATTGCCTTACCGCTCGCGGATCAGTAAACGACAATTAGAGGAGGTGCGCCAATGGCGTACAATCAGCTATGATCTTTATCGAGACGCCGATGTTTACCAAGCGCCTGCGGGAGCTGCTCAGCGATGACAGCTATGCGGAGTTTCAACGGCAATTGGCTGATCGGCCCGACATGGGAGACGTGATCGAAGGTACTGGCGGCATCCGCAAGGTTCGAGTTGCGTCCAGTGGTCACGGCAAGCGAGGCGGCTCCAGGGTCATCTACTACCACTTCACGGCTGCTTCGCAGATCGCGCTTCTGCTGATCTACCCGAAGAACGAGAAGGACGACCTTACGGCAGACGAGCGCAAGGTGCTCAAGCAAATCATCGAGCGGTGGAGGTAATCACCATGAGTAGATTCTTCGAAGACCTTCTGGAAAGCGTCCAGCAGATGGATGAGATCCGGCGAGGCGAGCGACAGCCTTCGCGGGAGTTCACCGTGGATGCTCTGCAGGTGAAGGAAATCCGCAAGGCAACCGGGCTGACTCAGGCCAAGTTTGCGGCGATGATCGATGTTCAGCTCGGCACGCTGCGCAATTGGGAACAAGGCCGACGCGAACCGACCGGTCCGGCCAAGGCGCTGCTGCGCGCTATTCATAACGATCCGAAGCACGTTATCCAGGCGCTTTCGTCCGTCTGATCTCGGCCTAGCGGCTGGTCCTTTTCGACACTTCTTCGACACCACTAAAAGCCAGAAACGAAAAAGCCCTGTAAAAACAGGGCCTTAGCGTGTGGTGTCTGGAGCGGGCGAAGGGAATCGAACCCTCGTCATGAGCTTGGGAAGCTCAGGTAATGCCATTATACGACGCCCGCTTGAGGGTGCCTTTTTACCAGAAGGCCGCGTTGAAATGAAGCGCGGTGGCAGCTTTTTCTAGGATGGGCCGCTCAGGTCCCCCTAAATCTGCGTGATTTCCTCGGCGGTGAGCGGGCGATAGCGCCCGGGCGCGAGGCTTGGGTCCAGTAGCACGGGGCCCATGCGCTCACGGTGCAGCGCGGTGACCCGGTTGCGGAAGTGGCCGAACATGCGTTTGACCTGATGGTAGCGGCCTTCGTGCAGGGTCAGGCGGGCGCGGCGCAGGCCGAGCAGTTCCAACTGGGCCGGCTGGGTGGTGAGGCCCTCGAAGCGGAAGTACAGGCCCTTGGCGAAGGCCTCGATGCAGGCGGGGTCGATCTCGTCCTCGGTGTCGACCAGGTAGACCTTGCTCTGCAGGCTGCTCGGCTGGGTCAGGCGGCGCGACCACTGGCCATCATTGGTAAGCAGCATCAGGCCGGTGGTGTTGAAGTCCAGGCGGCCAGCGATGTGCAGGTCATCCTTGTCAGGTTCGTCAATCAGGTCGATTACCGTGCGGTGCGACGTATCACGGGTGGCGCTGACGCAGCCGCTTGGCTTGTGCAGCATCAGGTAGCGGGCGGTCTTTCCTGGCTGTAGCAGTGCACCGTCGAGTTCGATGCGATCGAACAGACGCACTTCCCGGTCCATCGCCCGGATCACCTCGCCATTCACCCGCGCGCGACCTTCGACGAGCAGACGCTGGACATCCTGGCGGCTGAGTTGCGCGCGGCCGGCGAGGTAGCGATCCAGGCGCATCAGGCTTTGGCTAGGTCTTCGCTGCGGGCGCAGCGTGGGCAGAGGCAGGCCTGGTTTCTGAGCGCAGGAGGGATGCGTTCGAGGGCGTCCTGATCGATGGTGGCAGACATGCACCAGCACGGCTGTTGCGCACCGGGATCGCACTCGGCGCACTGGTTGGGTTGGCCGCAGAGCGGGCAACGGGAGGGTTCGACAGGCTCGCTCATGGCGTTTCCGTTGAAGCATCGGGTGTCGCCTGCCGGCGGTGGGCCGGCAGGCGACGCCGGGTTACATGACGCGCTGACCTGGCTTGGCGCCGGCGTCAGGGCTGAGCAAATAAATTTCGCTGCCGCCGGGGCCCGCCGCCAGGACCATGCCCTCGGACAGGCCGAACTTCATCTTGCGCGGCGCCAGGTTGGCGACGTACAGGGTCAGGCGACCTTCCAGCTTGCTCGGGTCCGGGTAGGCGCTCTTGATGCCGGAAAACACATTGCGCTTGGCGTCGCCGATGTCCAGCGTCAGGCGCAGCAGCTTGTCGGCACCCTCGACCAGCTCGGCCTTCTCGATCAACGCGATGCGCAGATCGACCGCGGCGAAGGCATCGAAGTTGATTTCCGGCGCCAGCGGCTCCTTGACCAGTTCGCCGTTGCCTGCCGGAGCGGCGGGCGCGCTGGCCGCCAGGTCTTCCTTGGAGGCTTCGATCATGGCTTCGATCTTCGCCGGCTCGATACGCGTCATCAGCGGCGTGAAGGCGTTGAGCTGGTGGTTGGCCAGCAGCGTGGCATGGTCGTTCCAGCTCAGTGGCGCGACGTTGAGGAACTGTTCGGCGGCGGCGGCGAGGTTCGGTAGAACGGGCTTGAGGAAGATCACCAGCTGGCGGAACAGGTTGATGCCCAGCGCACAGATTTCCTGCACCTCGGTCTGCTTGCCCTCGACCTTGTTCAGCGCCCAGGGCGCCTTGTCGGCGATCCAGGCGTTGGCGCGGTCGGCCAGGTGCATGATTTCGCGCATGGCGCGGGCAAAATCACGCGCCTCGTAGGCTTCGGCGATGCTCGGCGCAGCGGCCTGGAAGCCAGCCCAGAGTTCCGGTTCGAGGTTGGCGTCGACCATCACGCCGCCATTGCCCTTGTGGATGAAGCCGGCGCAGCGGCTGGCGATGTTGACCACCTTGCCGACCAGGTCCGAGTTGACCTTTTGCACGAAGTCCTCGAGGTTCAGGTCGAGGTCGTCGACGCCGCGGCCGAGTTTGGACGCGTAGTAGTACCGCAGGTATTCGGGATTGAGGTGCTCAAGATAGGTACGTGCCTTGATGAAGGTGCCACGCGACTTGGACATCTTCTGCCCGTTCACCGTCAGGTAGCCATGCACGTTGACCGCGGTCGGCTTGCGGTAGCCGGCGCCTTCGAGCATGGCGGGCCAGAACAGGGTGTGGAAGTTGATGATGTCCTTGCCGATGAAGTGGTACAGCTCAGCGCTCGATTCCTTGGCCCAGAAAGCATCGAAGGAGAGCTCCGGGCGGCGCTTGCAGAGGTTCTGGAAGCTCGCCATGTAGCCGATCGGCGCGTCCAGCCACACGTAGAAGTACTTGCCCGGCTCGTCGGGAATCTCGAAGCCGAAGTAGGGCGCGTCACGGGAGATGTCCCACTCCTGCAGGCCGCCGTCCAGCCATTCGGCGATCTTGTTGGCCACCGATTCCTGCAGCGTGCCGCTGCGGGTCCACTCCTTGAGCATCGCCTCGAAGTCCGGCAGCTTGAAGAAGAAGTGCTTGGAGTCCTTGAGCACCGGGGTGGCGCCGGAGATCGCCGAGCGCGGGTCCTTCAGTTCGGTGGGCTCGTAGGTGGCGCCGCATTTTTCGCAGTTATCGCCGTACTGGTCCTCAGCGCCGCACTTGGGGCAGGTGCCCTTGATGAAGCGATCGGCGAGGAACATGCCCTTCTCGGGGTCGAAGTACTGCGTCACCGAGCGGGTGGCGATGTGCCCGGCATCGCGCAGGCGGGTGTAGATCAGCTCGGCGAGCTCGCGGTTTTCCTCGGCATGGGTCGAGTGGAAGTTGTCGAAATCGACCAGGAAGTCG belongs to Pseudomonas phenolilytica and includes:
- a CDS encoding major capsid protein, whose product is MQLNKHFIKKIGLGAAVALSAAAGSVYAAVPAEATTALDTAGTDVGTIGWAVFAVIIAAMAFKYMRRAL
- a CDS encoding virulence factor TspB C-terminal domain-related protein, whose amino-acid sequence is MRMLCAKRSGDLFEVVMMKAARFWFLALAISLLATQAACAVEVITYKATGMGADATKTAFGKSPNAACIDLSKQIGYAHESAGGNTQTGQCYGFRSGTRWQYGWWEKITQECEFGSADGVTCDGPPEPDQCEATNGQTVSHEHLMKSAVGQPSIDPPGSVCGNGCQYAFTYTAASNVYVYSSGNPPGVFGVYSYSGNGIQCNESTLKSPGDPSAGDTQNPDDTPPPDTDNKCPEGYTYNGTFCSPNTPPPDPDGPTDPTDPTDPADPGDGSGDGGGGGGGGSDGGGSGDGSGSGDGSGDGDGSGDGEGDGDGSGGGGTGTGEGEGEEEEDKSSVGGEPCEATLSCEGDAVQCAILRQQKELRCHAEEQADFKKHQSSIEAAVQGDKFKLQEGADIELPTFVNQGTRFLSPNCPAAEKFTLRTAGGRSFELTYEPLCRAASDLSGLFVAVATVLAALYVGRSVGGQ
- a CDS encoding Arc family DNA-binding protein, producing the protein MSRTDQQFKLRMPAALRAQVEQSAWAARRSLNAEIVLRLEASFGAAAQCMQEASNDREVISALSKCVASLDQLLPYLGKVPADVGLLNDALVAARAVLAKQEVGQ
- a CDS encoding pseudouridine synthase produces the protein MRLDRYLAGRAQLSRQDVQRLLVEGRARVNGEVIRAMDREVRLFDRIELDGALLQPGKTARYLMLHKPSGCVSATRDTSHRTVIDLIDEPDKDDLHIAGRLDFNTTGLMLLTNDGQWSRRLTQPSSLQSKVYLVDTEDEIDPACIEAFAKGLYFRFEGLTTQPAQLELLGLRRARLTLHEGRYHQVKRMFGHFRNRVTALHRERMGPVLLDPSLAPGRYRPLTAEEITQI
- the metG gene encoding methionine--tRNA ligase, which gives rise to MSEARQILVTSALPYANGSIHLGHMLEYIQTDMWVRFQKLRGNQCIYVCADDAHGSAIMLRAEKEGITPEQLIANVQAEHSADFADFLVDFDNFHSTHAEENRELAELIYTRLRDAGHIATRSVTQYFDPEKGMFLADRFIKGTCPKCGAEDQYGDNCEKCGATYEPTELKDPRSAISGATPVLKDSKHFFFKLPDFEAMLKEWTRSGTLQESVANKIAEWLDGGLQEWDISRDAPYFGFEIPDEPGKYFYVWLDAPIGYMASFQNLCKRRPELSFDAFWAKESSAELYHFIGKDIINFHTLFWPAMLEGAGYRKPTAVNVHGYLTVNGQKMSKSRGTFIKARTYLEHLNPEYLRYYYASKLGRGVDDLDLNLEDFVQKVNSDLVGKVVNIASRCAGFIHKGNGGVMVDANLEPELWAGFQAAAPSIAEAYEARDFARAMREIMHLADRANAWIADKAPWALNKVEGKQTEVQEICALGINLFRQLVIFLKPVLPNLAAAAEQFLNVAPLSWNDHATLLANHQLNAFTPLMTRIEPAKIEAMIEASKEDLAASAPAAPAGNGELVKEPLAPEINFDAFAAVDLRIALIEKAELVEGADKLLRLTLDIGDAKRNVFSGIKSAYPDPSKLEGRLTLYVANLAPRKMKFGLSEGMVLAAGPGGSEIYLLSPDAGAKPGQRVM
- a CDS encoding helix-turn-helix domain-containing protein, giving the protein MNPPLYMQAAFAALIGVSVETVAGWVRTGAVESVKLGKTRLVRFPGVDQ
- the nadS gene encoding NadS family protein, coding for MSRFFEDLLESVQQMDEIRRGERQPSREFTVDALQVKEIRKATGLTQAKFAAMIDVQLGTLRNWEQGRREPTGPAKALLRAIHNDPKHVIQALSSV
- a CDS encoding phage integrase — its product is MAIQQLPDGRWRVDVEPVKGKRFRKTLKTKAEAMRFEATCRAKCNESNDWAPRPKDKRRLSELVELWFDLHGVSLSDGVRRVAILRACAKAMGDPVARMVDGAKIAATRARWMAAGVTGKTANNRLGYLKAVYNELHKLDVIDYPCPFTRIRPVRLQERPLAYLTKPQISELLDALQARNTSPHPAMVARICLATGARWGEAQALRPERIRGNALVFANTKSKRVRMVPVTPELVAAIKKHWQTHGPFTNCIGVFRLVLLSTSIKPPRGQASHILRHTFAAHFIMGGGHIVTLKEILGHASLNMTMRYAHLAPEHLHDAIRLGPLAGIALPLADQ
- a CDS encoding DUF2523 domain-containing protein produces the protein MQFLFIVQMLVIILGPLVKMVLKMIGFGFVSYVGFNLIIGQAQSYLFGLMGDVGPVIQGILGLAKFDVVVNLYFAAISTRFMLAGIDKATDRRRNQVWHKPGGTSIEA
- a CDS encoding cysteine-rich CWC family protein, whose translation is MSEPVEPSRCPLCGQPNQCAECDPGAQQPCWCMSATIDQDALERIPPALRNQACLCPRCARSEDLAKA
- a CDS encoding zonular occludens toxin domain-containing protein, whose amino-acid sequence is MLVIRTGKPGHGKTLNTIREVDQKAHAEGRVVYFHNINGLKPDQLQAQWFEFEDPEKWFELPNDSLIVVDEAQGWFGARDPRARPPEHITRFETMRHQGHEVHLVTQDPRYLDVHLRRLCNAHIHYWRVFKSAQLLRFESEVVVEKVELKTSFKDADKKSLRLDKRYFGAYTSTNAKHHFQTKVPTKFILAMCVILGAGILVYRAYERYSAEKAQAEATTSAPAGSMVDQVRDTVGAFIRPSATDAEQAAPLTVEQYLGKRVPRVQDLPASAPVYDGLTGPQAFPKPVCIATTDRELIARNYKRMQVGDSDEGLTGCRCNTQQGTRLEVSFAFCMSVVQNGYFDDTKPDRGSPQDMRNQPPPPTSIPAYQPSQQQAATTLTRVPYEKGRFLW
- a CDS encoding DUF5447 family protein produces the protein MSNSQYQRLPHAQDCDCSVCWSRREMAKPDPSRSTPCAQCRPAYARPIRTLQMACVGGTWKPLLSEWTVEPAFICEKHTPPDRPAKWWSVIYDSGKPTPYVPIHEPFELVG
- a CDS encoding type II toxin-antitoxin system RelE/ParE family toxin — its product is MIFIETPMFTKRLRELLSDDSYAEFQRQLADRPDMGDVIEGTGGIRKVRVASSGHGKRGGSRVIYYHFTAASQIALLLIYPKNEKDDLTADERKVLKQIIERWR